The genomic window GCTCCTGCAGAGGCCATGAAGGGGGCagagctccctgccctgcccctgggTCTGCCGGGGCCacaaggggctgctgcagccggAGCTATCCTGCCAGGGCTGGAGGGTGGCAGGGGGAGGTCAGTGTTTTTCCCTCCCATGGCACCCGGTGGCTGCGCTGCTCTGGGTGGAGGCGCTGGGATCTCATGCTCGTGGCTTTCCTCTTATCCCCCAGGGTAGCGGAAAAGGAGCCCATCAACAAAATGTCCCTCCACAACCTGGCCACAGTCTTTGGGCCAACACTGCTGAGACCCTCGGAGGGGGAGAGCAAAGGACACCTCACCCTGGCCTCCGACATCTGGTCCCACGACGTGATGGCCCAGGTGAGAGCcaggctggtggtgctgggaccCGGCCCATGCCGGCACCCGGAGGGTTTCACCGGCCTGTCCGGGCGGACTTGTCCCTCCTCGCTGGAGGTGGCTGCACGGGGCAAGCTGGCACCTGGCTGCTCCCCCCTGTCTGGCCCTAACACACCCAATTTGCCTGCCACAGGTCCAGGTCCTCCTCTACTACCTGCAGCATCCTCCCATCTCCTTCACTGAGCTGAAGCGCAACACACTTTATTTCTCCACGGACGTGTAgcctgcagggaggaggcacCAGCTGCAAAcactcccagctccctgctgggggCCATGGACCGGATCAAGGCCCCCAGGGAGATCGGCCTGGCCCCAGGACGGTGCCGCCTGCAGCTCCTGTACAATCGCATACCGACGGCTCGGTCCCGCCCCAGGCGCCGTGCCGCTCTGTAAAGTAGTCGTGTCTTATGTCCCTTCTCGTGTTCAAgaattgttttctgtatatttgttcAACCGAAGAGGTAGTGACTGACAAGGGCTGTGGACACAGGCTTCCCCTTCGGCTCGTTTTCTCCTGGACTCCTTCCCACCCGGCACCCCTCGCCTCGCCCTGCTCGAAGCCTGCAGCATCCCACGGGTGCCCGGCCGCTGCCCCACGCCTACACGCTTGGCACAGCCTCGCTGGGAGGCTGGGAGCTCGTGGGCCTCCCTCCCTGATGGCCGTGACCAGCCCTGCTTTGCCTCGCTGCCTGGATCCTGCTCTGCCCCGCGAGAGCCCGGGAGCAAGGTGCCGCTGCCTCCTCGCTGCGTCGCTGCCGGGCGCTTTCAGGCCAGTCCCCTCCCTCGGTCGCTCTTACCCCGCGCTTTGCCTGTGTGGGTGCAGCAGGGCGGTCGCTTCCCTCGATGTTTGGCATCGCCGAGTAGTGTTATGGGGTAACCCActagagcagggctgggacgAGGCGCTACGGCGGGCTGACCGCAGAGCCGTGGGCTGGGGGGTCAGCTCCCATTTCCCCAACAGGGTCTCGGCCTTGTTCTTGCCAAGCAAGAGACTGGAGTATTGCCCTGCTGTGTCTGTACATCCGTGTCCCTGCCTTAGCTCCCCGTGTGCCCCTTCTAGCCAAGCACTGCCACCCAGTTGCTGACTCCTGGGCACGCCACGTGCGGTGCCCCACGGCAGAGCTGCCCGGGGCAGCGgcgctcctgctgcaggcacgAGAACGGGGAggttttgtttccctccttGGCTCAGGGATGGGGGAGGAAAGCCCTGGTGGGCTCTGTTTGGCCTGGCCCTCGCTACCGGAGGCAGAAGTGCTCTCGCTAAGTGGTTTAATGGCTCCAGCTCTTGACCCCAGGCTGACGGCCGGGGCGGCCGCGCCATGTCCCGTGGCAGGGTGCCCGCACGTGCTCGAGGCTGTGCCCCGGCTGCCCCAGCGCCTGGCTCCGTCCCCTGCCCTCCCACGCTGACAGGGAGCTGCTGGTACCTGCTGGGACACAAAACCTTTCGCTCTGTGAGCCGAGTCTGTGTTCTCGTGGGAAAAGCCCCCTCCTCGATTGCGTTGGCCCTGTGCGCTCCTGTGCCAAAGGGAGATGATGAGAAGTGACCAAGCGTGTCCCTGCTGCCGGCGGCGTCGCCTTTACCCACCCGGCCAGCAGACTGGTCCAGGTAAAGCCTGGCCGATGCTCCAGGTATGTCCTAAGCCCACATCCTCGGGGAAGGCAGCACCTGCCAGCCCCCCAC from Cygnus atratus isolate AKBS03 ecotype Queensland, Australia unplaced genomic scaffold, CAtr_DNAZoo_HiC_assembly HiC_scaffold_430, whole genome shotgun sequence includes these protein-coding regions:
- the LOC118255074 gene encoding active breakpoint cluster region-related protein, with the translated sequence LSDPAAKENCMMHLLRSLPDPNLITFLFLLEHLKRVAEKEPINKMSLHNLATVFGPTLLRPSEGESKGHLTLASDIWSHDVMAQVQVLLYYLQHPPISFTELKRNTLYFSTDV